One Campylobacter concisus DNA segment encodes these proteins:
- the trpB gene encoding tryptophan synthase subunit beta: MNTKAYFGKFGGQFVPETVMFALDELENAYESIAKTKEFKDELDDLLKNYVGRPSPLFFAKRLSEHYGHEIYLKREDLNHTGAHKINNALAQALLAKKMGKKKILAETGAGQHGVATATAAALLGLECDVYMGATDVARQQLNAFRMQLLGAKVVSVEDGLKTLKEATTAAIQAWVNEIESAFYVIGSAVGPHPYPKIVRDFQSVIGTEAKAQLADYGKKADYVIACVGGGSNAIGIFSAFLEDESVNLVGIEAGGLGIDTPYHAATLSKGKTGIIHGMKTTVLQDEYGMISPVHSISAGLDYPGIGPEHARLNDIKRVKYEAVTDDECINALYFLSKMEGIIPAIESAHAVAYLEKLCPKLDEKSVIVVNISGRGDKDINTVIGYEKGKIYG, translated from the coding sequence ATGAATACTAAAGCATATTTTGGAAAATTTGGCGGGCAGTTCGTGCCTGAGACGGTGATGTTTGCCCTTGATGAGCTAGAAAATGCTTATGAGAGCATCGCAAAGACAAAAGAGTTTAAAGACGAGCTTGATGATCTTTTGAAAAACTACGTTGGCAGGCCTAGTCCGCTCTTTTTTGCAAAGCGCCTAAGTGAGCACTACGGACATGAAATTTACCTCAAGCGTGAGGATCTAAACCACACGGGCGCGCATAAGATAAATAACGCTCTTGCTCAAGCTCTGCTTGCTAAAAAGATGGGTAAAAAGAAAATTTTAGCTGAGACTGGAGCTGGCCAGCACGGTGTGGCAACAGCTACTGCAGCGGCACTTCTTGGCTTAGAGTGTGACGTCTATATGGGTGCAACTGACGTGGCTAGACAGCAGCTAAATGCCTTTCGCATGCAGCTTCTTGGCGCAAAGGTGGTGAGCGTAGAAGACGGGCTAAAAACGCTAAAAGAGGCGACTACAGCGGCCATACAAGCGTGGGTAAATGAGATAGAAAGTGCATTTTACGTCATCGGCTCAGCCGTTGGCCCACACCCATATCCAAAGATCGTGCGTGACTTCCAAAGCGTGATTGGCACAGAGGCGAAAGCTCAGCTTGCAGACTACGGCAAAAAGGCCGACTATGTCATCGCCTGCGTTGGCGGCGGTAGTAATGCCATTGGCATTTTTAGTGCGTTTTTAGAGGACGAGAGCGTAAATTTAGTAGGTATAGAAGCTGGCGGCCTTGGCATAGATACGCCTTATCACGCAGCTACGCTTAGCAAAGGCAAAACCGGCATCATCCACGGCATGAAAACGACGGTCTTACAAGATGAATACGGCATGATCTCGCCAGTGCATAGCATCTCAGCAGGCCTTGACTACCCAGGCATCGGCCCAGAGCACGCCCGTCTAAACGACATCAAAAGGGTAAAATACGAAGCCGTGACCGACGATGAGTGCATAAATGCCTTGTATTTTTTAAGTAAGATGGAGGGCATCATCCCAGCTATCGAGAGTGCGCATGCGGTGGCGTATCTGGAGAAGCTTTGCCCAAAACTTGATGAAAAAAGCGTCATCGTCGTAAATATCTCAGGCAGGGGCGATAAGGATATAAATACAGTCATCGGCTACGAAAAAGGAAAAATTTATGGATAA
- a CDS encoding phosphoribosylanthranilate isomerase — protein MALVKICGIKTLDEASAVCALDVDFIGLIFAKSKRRVELNLARQIAKFAHSKGKKVVGVFAEQSDCEIMEICQFAGLDVAQVHGVVSENLGANLKDMGLEIWQVFSVKDSLPEVDFKHFDMALFDCKGENAGGNGTSFEWEILKEVKFKFGMAGGIGEHNIKEALKFKPYLVDINSKVEDENGIKDAQKIERTLKIIGEVEDEY, from the coding sequence ATGGCGCTAGTTAAAATTTGTGGCATCAAAACGCTAGATGAGGCAAGTGCGGTTTGCGCTTTGGATGTTGATTTTATAGGGCTGATATTTGCTAAAAGCAAAAGAAGGGTTGAGCTAAATTTAGCTAGGCAGATAGCGAAATTTGCTCACAGCAAGGGCAAAAAAGTAGTTGGCGTTTTTGCGGAGCAAAGTGATTGCGAGATAATGGAAATTTGCCAGTTTGCTGGTCTTGACGTGGCTCAGGTGCATGGAGTGGTGAGCGAAAATTTAGGTGCAAATTTAAAAGATATGGGGCTTGAGATTTGGCAGGTTTTTAGCGTGAAAGATAGCTTGCCAGAGGTTGATTTTAAGCACTTTGACATGGCGCTTTTTGACTGCAAGGGCGAAAATGCCGGAGGAAATGGCACCAGCTTTGAGTGGGAAATTTTAAAAGAGGTTAAATTTAAATTTGGCATGGCTGGGGGCATAGGCGAGCACAACATAAAAGAGGCGCTCAAATTTAAGCCATATCTAGTCGATATCAACTCCAAAGTCGAGGACGAAAACGGCATAAAAGATGCACAAAAGATAGAGAGAACTTTAAAGATCATAGGTGAGGTAGAAGATGAATACTAA
- the trpD gene encoding anthranilate phosphoribosyltransferase yields the protein MILLIDNYDSFVFNVEQYVKELTNEEVRCVRNDKITLEEIKKLNPSKIILSPGPKHPKDSGVCLEILEANLGVPVLGICLGHQAIGLSFGAKIKRLDDPLHGKTSFIDVKNKEPLFAGLPERFEVMRYHSLYVDELPASLSADAVSDDGVVMALSVKDKPIFGIQFHPESYFTQYGKKIVENFVNYKAKEEVKEPKIRSLKPYLIKLQENIPLDDSDFEQICEIIASKEYEIVQLSALLVLISEKSLYPKSLAALAKNILKYSQTYRDDTPMIDLCGTGGDGFKTINISTTVAFILASLGIKVAKHGNKAVSSKSGSSDVLEILGVKSEKSLAKQRENLASKNLAFFHAPFFHPLVGEVREVRQRLGIRTVFNVLGPLLNPNLNLTNQLVGVYHKPVLKLYAQTLKILGRKHALVVRGDDGLDEITLCSETSVVELKNGEIFEYSITPEQFGFKRALHSDIEGGTPEENAKTLIRTLKGEEQGAKFDIVVFNAMFALYAADGAKSPDEAKKMVLEAINSGKAYKFYEEFIKAQA from the coding sequence TTGATTTTACTTATAGATAACTACGATAGTTTTGTCTTCAATGTCGAGCAGTACGTAAAAGAGCTCACAAACGAAGAGGTTAGATGCGTTAGAAACGATAAGATAACGCTTGAAGAGATCAAAAAACTAAACCCAAGTAAGATCATCCTAAGCCCAGGGCCAAAGCACCCAAAAGATAGCGGAGTTTGCCTAGAAATTTTAGAGGCCAACCTTGGCGTGCCGGTGCTTGGAATTTGCCTTGGACACCAAGCCATAGGGCTTAGTTTTGGTGCAAAGATAAAAAGACTAGATGACCCACTTCACGGCAAGACCTCGTTTATCGACGTGAAAAACAAAGAGCCACTCTTTGCAGGGCTGCCTGAGCGCTTTGAAGTTATGCGCTACCATTCGCTCTATGTCGATGAGCTCCCAGCTAGCTTAAGCGCTGATGCAGTGAGCGATGATGGCGTAGTTATGGCACTTAGCGTTAAAGATAAGCCGATCTTTGGCATCCAGTTTCACCCTGAGAGCTACTTCACGCAATACGGCAAAAAGATCGTTGAAAATTTTGTAAATTACAAGGCAAAAGAAGAGGTAAAAGAGCCAAAAATTCGCTCACTTAAGCCATATCTTATCAAGCTTCAAGAAAATATCCCACTTGATGATAGCGACTTTGAGCAAATTTGCGAGATAATAGCCAGCAAAGAGTACGAGATCGTGCAGCTTTCAGCCCTTTTGGTGCTAATTAGCGAAAAGAGCCTCTATCCAAAAAGCCTCGCTGCGCTTGCAAAAAATATCCTAAAATACTCGCAAACTTACCGCGATGATACGCCTATGATCGATCTTTGCGGCACTGGTGGAGATGGCTTTAAGACGATAAATATCTCAACCACGGTTGCTTTTATCCTTGCAAGCCTTGGCATAAAGGTCGCAAAACACGGCAACAAGGCAGTTTCAAGTAAGTCAGGTAGCTCTGATGTGCTTGAAATTTTAGGCGTAAAAAGTGAAAAATCACTGGCAAAACAGCGTGAAAATTTAGCTAGTAAAAATTTAGCCTTTTTCCACGCGCCATTTTTCCATCCGCTAGTTGGTGAGGTGAGAGAAGTGCGCCAAAGACTTGGCATAAGAACCGTATTTAACGTGCTTGGACCGCTTTTAAATCCAAATTTAAACCTTACAAATCAGCTAGTTGGCGTCTATCACAAGCCTGTTCTAAAGCTCTACGCCCAGACGCTTAAAATCCTTGGCAGAAAGCACGCTTTGGTCGTCCGCGGCGATGACGGACTGGACGAGATCACGCTTTGTAGCGAAACAAGCGTTGTGGAGCTAAAAAATGGCGAAATTTTTGAATACAGCATCACGCCAGAGCAGTTTGGCTTTAAAAGAGCGCTTCACAGCGACATCGAGGGCGGCACACCTGAAGAAAATGCCAAAACCTTGATCCGCACGCTAAAAGGCGAGGAGCAGGGGGCAAAATTTGACATCGTAGTCTTTAACGCGATGTTTGCACTTTACGCGGCTGATGGCGCAAAGAGCCCAGACGAGGCTAAAAAAATGGTTTTAGAGGCTATAAATTCTGGTAAGGCGTATAAATTTTATGAAGAGTTTATAAAGGCGCAGGCGTAA
- the recR gene encoding recombination mediator RecR, translating into MKRGLEKFNELTESFAKLPGVGKKSAARFAYFVCMQDSFAGLRLAQNIEDAVRFIKRCERCGGLSENEICDICSDESRDSEVILLVESPKDILVFEQNGIYNGLYFVLDEIDEDAIERLRSAIRQNGSKEVVFAFTPGLNSDALMLYVEDKLGMSEISFSKIAQGVPTGVNLENVDMLSLLKAYESRTKA; encoded by the coding sequence ATGAAAAGGGGCTTAGAGAAATTTAATGAGCTAACTGAGTCATTTGCCAAGCTACCAGGTGTCGGTAAAAAATCAGCCGCGAGATTTGCCTACTTTGTCTGCATGCAAGATAGCTTTGCAGGGCTAAGGCTCGCGCAAAATATCGAAGACGCGGTGAGGTTTATCAAGCGCTGTGAGCGTTGCGGTGGGCTAAGCGAAAATGAAATTTGCGACATTTGCAGCGACGAGAGCAGAGACAGCGAGGTCATCTTGTTAGTTGAGAGCCCAAAAGATATCTTGGTTTTTGAGCAAAATGGCATCTACAACGGCCTTTACTTCGTGCTTGACGAGATCGACGAGGACGCCATAGAGAGGCTGCGAAGTGCTATTAGGCAAAATGGCTCAAAAGAGGTCGTCTTTGCCTTTACGCCTGGGCTAAATTCAGACGCGCTCATGCTTTACGTCGAGGATAAGCTTGGCATGAGTGAAATTTCATTTAGCAAGATCGCTCAGGGCGTACCAACTGGGGTAAATTTAGAAAACGTCGATATGCTCTCACTCCTAAAAGCCTACGAGAGCCGCACAAAAGCCTAA
- a CDS encoding ArsS family sensor histidine kinase translates to MKYSITTKITIIFAIAFSLMCLLFVTFANIQQESALEKLKDKQISAMNYLVALYERGNPPRDLEHYFKNFNLEYVGNKNLATSVTSSGNAIFTQHTPLGMMQSVNYKGDLYLLIKNPSFMLLLESNDARHVNDPLWVAFLIISALLISLYVSVLRSLLPLRRLSKDIRKFASGNMEMAMTARLNENEQDEIGQVAVEFDNAVCKIRELIRSRQLFLRAIMHELKTPIGKGRIVSEMVANDTQKMRLINVFERLEMLINEFSKVEQLLSKSYALNYQECHFSLILEQVQDMLMLDKFEERVSCDIRDDVLLRVDFQLFSLAIKNLIDNALKYAEDKKAILICDSEFIAVKNLGKKLNHPIDYYKQAFVRGDKVSAGSGMGLGLYIIEQICQMQKFELVYDYEDGYHVFKILLRAKAKRA, encoded by the coding sequence ATGAAATACTCCATAACCACCAAAATAACTATCATCTTTGCCATCGCTTTCTCGCTGATGTGCTTGCTTTTTGTGACATTTGCAAACATTCAGCAAGAAAGTGCGCTTGAGAAGCTAAAAGATAAGCAAATAAGCGCCATGAACTATCTTGTGGCGCTTTACGAGCGTGGCAATCCCCCAAGAGATTTAGAGCACTACTTTAAAAATTTCAACTTAGAATACGTCGGCAACAAAAATTTAGCCACCTCAGTTACCTCAAGCGGAAACGCCATTTTTACGCAGCACACGCCCCTTGGCATGATGCAGTCGGTTAATTACAAAGGCGATTTGTATCTGCTTATCAAAAATCCATCTTTCATGCTGCTACTTGAGAGTAACGACGCAAGACACGTAAATGACCCACTTTGGGTGGCATTTTTGATCATCTCGGCTCTGCTTATCTCGCTTTATGTCTCGGTGCTTAGAAGCCTTTTGCCGCTTAGAAGACTTAGCAAAGATATCAGAAAATTTGCCAGCGGAAACATGGAGATGGCGATGACTGCTAGGCTAAATGAAAACGAGCAAGACGAGATCGGGCAGGTCGCAGTTGAATTTGACAACGCCGTTTGCAAGATCAGAGAGTTAATTCGCTCAAGGCAGCTATTTTTACGTGCGATCATGCATGAGCTAAAGACGCCTATAGGCAAGGGCAGGATCGTCTCTGAGATGGTGGCAAATGACACTCAAAAGATGAGGCTCATAAACGTTTTTGAGCGCCTTGAGATGCTTATAAATGAATTTAGCAAGGTCGAGCAGCTCCTTTCAAAAAGCTACGCGCTAAACTACCAAGAGTGCCATTTCTCGCTTATTTTAGAGCAGGTGCAAGATATGCTTATGCTTGATAAATTTGAAGAGCGTGTGAGCTGTGACATCAGAGATGACGTCTTATTAAGAGTTGATTTTCAGCTTTTTAGTTTGGCGATTAAAAATTTGATAGATAATGCCCTAAAATACGCGGAGGATAAGAAAGCCATCTTGATCTGCGATAGCGAATTTATAGCGGTTAAAAATTTAGGTAAAAAGCTAAATCACCCGATTGATTACTACAAACAAGCCTTTGTTAGAGGCGACAAGGTGAGTGCGGGAAGTGGCATGGGGCTAGGACTTTACATCATCGAGCAAATTTGCCAGATGCAAAAATTTGAGCTTGTTTATGACTATGAAGACGGCTATCACGTCTTTAAAATTTTACTTCGAGCAAAGGCAAAACGCGCATGA
- a CDS encoding response regulator transcription factor: MINVLMIEDDPEFAQILSEYLDSFNIKVTNFEDPYLGLSAGIKNYDLLILDLTLPGIDGLEVCKEIRQKYDIPIIISSARSDISDKVVGLQLGADDYLPKPYDPKEMYARITSLIRRYKKTNEVQEEVVDSAFRIDDKRHEIYFNNEALALTPAEYEILTYLIKQHSFSVSREQLVYNCKSLKDKDSKSLDVIIGRLRTKIGDSSKAPKHIFSVRGIGYKLIG, encoded by the coding sequence ATGATTAACGTTTTAATGATAGAAGATGATCCAGAATTTGCACAAATTTTATCTGAATATCTTGATAGTTTTAATATAAAAGTGACTAACTTTGAAGACCCATATCTAGGGCTAAGTGCCGGCATAAAAAACTATGACCTACTCATACTTGACCTTACATTACCTGGCATTGACGGTCTTGAAGTTTGTAAAGAAATTCGCCAAAAATACGACATCCCTATCATCATAAGCTCAGCTCGCAGTGACATCAGTGACAAGGTCGTTGGACTTCAGCTTGGAGCGGATGATTACTTGCCAAAACCATACGATCCAAAAGAGATGTATGCTCGTATCACAAGTCTTATCAGAAGATATAAAAAGACAAACGAAGTGCAAGAAGAGGTCGTTGATAGCGCATTTAGGATAGACGACAAGCGCCATGAAATTTACTTTAATAATGAAGCTCTTGCTCTAACACCTGCTGAGTATGAAATTTTAACCTATCTCATCAAACAGCACAGCTTTTCAGTATCTCGCGAGCAGCTAGTTTATAACTGCAAGAGCCTAAAAGACAAGGACTCAAAGAGCCTAGATGTCATCATCGGACGCCTTAGAACAAAGATCGGCGATAGCTCAAAAGCGCCAAAACATATATTTTCAGTTAGAGGCATAGGATATAAGCTTATCGGATGA
- the dnaJ gene encoding molecular chaperone DnaJ, whose protein sequence is MEFDYYEILEISRNASGDEIKKAFRKLALKYHPDRNAGDKEAEQKFKQINEAYQVLSDEQKRSIYDRYGKEGLEGRFGSGGGFSADFDLSDIFDSFFGGGFGGGSRQRKRRTEKYSADLEIPINLEFNEAVFGCEKEIKFDQKVPCPTCNATGSKDGKNKTCQHCGGSGRITRGNGFMNIVQECPYCHGSGEVISEPCPDCNAKAYKIQQQSVKITIPEGVDSGMRMRVAGKGNIGANGVQGDLYVSINVKEDKHFIRHNDDVYIEIPVFFTQAVLGESIKIPTLRGEAELKLPVGAKDKQQFIFENEGIKGVNSRKKGRLVAQISIQTPDKLSDEQKELLNKLQASFGIVSGKSSTDESVFDKIKSWFKGDEPKGKKKK, encoded by the coding sequence GTGGAGTTTGATTATTACGAGATCCTTGAAATTTCAAGAAATGCAAGTGGCGACGAGATAAAAAAAGCCTTTAGAAAGCTCGCTTTAAAATACCACCCAGACAGAAACGCTGGTGATAAAGAGGCTGAGCAGAAATTTAAACAGATAAACGAAGCCTATCAGGTCTTAAGCGATGAGCAAAAGCGCTCAATATATGACAGATACGGCAAAGAAGGGCTTGAGGGTAGATTTGGCAGTGGCGGTGGCTTTAGCGCTGATTTTGACCTCTCAGACATTTTTGACTCGTTTTTTGGAGGCGGTTTTGGCGGTGGTTCTAGGCAGAGAAAAAGACGAACTGAAAAGTACTCAGCCGACCTTGAAATTCCTATAAATTTAGAGTTTAACGAAGCTGTTTTTGGCTGCGAAAAAGAGATCAAATTTGATCAAAAAGTGCCTTGCCCAACATGCAACGCAACAGGCAGCAAAGATGGCAAAAACAAAACTTGCCAGCACTGCGGCGGAAGCGGCAGGATCACGCGCGGAAATGGCTTTATGAATATCGTTCAAGAGTGCCCATACTGCCACGGATCTGGCGAAGTGATAAGCGAGCCATGTCCTGACTGCAACGCAAAAGCCTATAAAATCCAGCAACAAAGCGTCAAGATCACGATCCCAGAGGGCGTTGATAGTGGTATGAGGATGAGGGTCGCTGGCAAAGGTAACATCGGTGCAAACGGAGTTCAAGGCGATCTTTACGTGAGTATAAATGTAAAAGAGGACAAGCATTTCATCCGCCACAACGACGACGTTTATATAGAAATTCCAGTCTTTTTTACCCAAGCTGTTCTTGGTGAGAGTATAAAAATCCCAACACTTCGCGGTGAAGCCGAGCTAAAACTACCAGTTGGCGCGAAAGATAAACAGCAATTTATCTTTGAAAATGAGGGTATCAAGGGTGTAAATTCACGCAAAAAAGGCAGACTTGTAGCTCAAATTTCTATCCAAACACCTGATAAGCTAAGCGACGAGCAAAAAGAGCTTTTAAACAAGCTTCAAGCTAGCTTTGGCATAGTTTCAGGCAAGTCAAGCACCGATGAGAGCGTCTTTGACAAGATAAAAAGCTGGTTTAAAGGCGACGAGCCAAAAGGCAAAAAGAAAAAATAA
- the pyk gene encoding pyruvate kinase: protein MIKKTKIVATLGPASDNEETMEAMVKAGVNVFRLNFSHGTHEYHKSNIDKIRNIEKRLNKRIGILQDICGPKIRVGKLSEPFYLKAGDELSIYAEDIVGEKIEKGVYRVSLNQPQILPMLKAGEYVYLYDGSIRARVIGEGKDVVKTIIENDGILNSNKGVNFPNTALGIDIITPKDKEDMEFGAKQGVNFVAISFVQDANDVIKARNILKEFGSKAAILSKIEKFDAVENIDDIIAKSDGVMVARGDLGIEVPFYRVPTIQKLIIKKANAASKPVITATQMMLSMAEHETATRAEISDVANAVLDGTDAVMLSEESAIGKNPVAVVEAMSKTIIQTQSIYPYNKFDEFDFFDETDMVANSAASLAVRIKANAILSITGSGKSAIKLARNRTNIDIIAIAHDEQTAHMLTLAWGVTPALVLEKTKLNVLLANVIKKAYDAGYVEHDKTYLVTAGHPTGVEGSTNLIRIIRRDQLDYYLDLATE from the coding sequence ATGATAAAAAAGACGAAAATTGTAGCGACTTTAGGGCCAGCAAGTGACAACGAAGAGACGATGGAGGCGATGGTTAAAGCAGGGGTTAATGTTTTTCGTTTAAATTTTAGCCACGGAACACACGAATACCACAAATCAAACATCGACAAGATAAGAAACATCGAAAAAAGACTAAACAAACGCATAGGCATCTTGCAAGATATCTGCGGTCCAAAGATCAGAGTTGGCAAGCTTAGCGAGCCATTTTACTTAAAAGCTGGCGACGAGCTTAGCATCTACGCAGAGGATATCGTGGGCGAAAAGATCGAAAAGGGCGTTTATAGAGTGAGCCTAAATCAGCCTCAAATTTTACCTATGCTAAAGGCTGGCGAGTACGTCTATCTCTACGATGGCTCGATCAGAGCAAGAGTTATAGGCGAGGGCAAAGATGTGGTAAAAACGATCATCGAAAATGACGGGATTTTAAACTCAAACAAAGGGGTAAATTTCCCAAATACCGCCCTTGGCATCGACATCATCACGCCAAAAGATAAAGAAGATATGGAATTTGGCGCAAAGCAAGGCGTAAATTTCGTTGCCATTAGCTTTGTGCAAGACGCAAATGACGTGATAAAAGCAAGAAATATCTTAAAAGAATTTGGCTCCAAAGCGGCTATCTTATCTAAGATCGAGAAATTTGACGCAGTCGAAAACATAGACGACATCATCGCAAAGAGTGATGGCGTCATGGTAGCTCGTGGCGATCTTGGCATAGAGGTGCCATTTTACAGGGTGCCAACGATACAAAAGCTCATCATCAAAAAGGCAAATGCAGCCAGCAAGCCAGTCATCACAGCAACTCAGATGATGCTAAGCATGGCAGAGCATGAAACTGCTACAAGAGCGGAGATTAGCGACGTGGCAAACGCCGTGCTAGACGGCACTGACGCAGTTATGCTAAGCGAGGAGAGCGCGATCGGCAAAAACCCAGTCGCAGTCGTAGAGGCGATGAGCAAAACAATCATCCAGACGCAAAGCATCTATCCATATAATAAATTTGACGAATTTGACTTTTTTGACGAGACTGACATGGTCGCAAATAGCGCAGCTTCGCTAGCTGTTCGCATCAAGGCAAATGCGATACTCTCTATCACAGGCTCAGGTAAATCAGCCATAAAACTAGCTAGAAACCGCACAAATATCGATATCATCGCTATCGCGCACGACGAGCAGACAGCTCACATGCTTACCCTTGCTTGGGGCGTGACGCCAGCGCTCGTGCTTGAAAAGACAAAGCTAAACGTGCTTCTTGCAAATGTCATCAAAAAGGCTTACGACGCTGGATACGTCGAGCATGACAAGACCTATCTCGTCACAGCTGGCCACCCAACAGGAGTAGAGGGCAGCACAAACCTCATACGTATCATCAGACGCGACCAGCTTGATTATTACTTAGACCTTGCAACCGAGTAA
- a CDS encoding TRAP transporter substrate-binding protein — protein MNKFLLASLGLAALACAAMGDDKVYKLKLASSWESTMPVLGDVPKELKEKVEKMSNGRIEIRIDYPSKHKSPFAMLDFAKSGQYDIGYTASYYYKGKDPKTMFFTATPFMMNTDEQTAWYEFGGGKELEAKVFDPYNIKIFRAGNTGMQMGGWFKKEIKSVDDIKGLKIRIPGFGGEIYAKLGANINTIPTGELYMALEMGTIDAVEWVSPAYDMALGFHKVAKYYYTGWQEPDGETQFFFNKNAYEKLPDDLKAIFEAAAAEVARDVNTKVFYANVEYWDKMKAEYPDIQVKSFPPEVIAALKKATNELLDEESAKDPLFKEIVESQRAFLKKAREWTKISDYAYIKTNEEK, from the coding sequence ATGAATAAATTTTTATTAGCATCTCTTGGCCTAGCAGCTCTTGCTTGCGCTGCTATGGGAGATGACAAAGTCTATAAGCTCAAGCTTGCAAGCTCATGGGAGAGCACTATGCCAGTGCTTGGTGACGTGCCAAAAGAGCTAAAAGAGAAGGTCGAAAAGATGAGTAACGGCCGCATCGAGATCAGGATCGACTACCCGTCAAAACACAAGTCGCCTTTTGCGATGCTTGACTTTGCAAAGAGCGGTCAGTACGACATCGGCTACACAGCTAGCTACTACTACAAAGGCAAAGACCCTAAGACAATGTTTTTTACAGCGACACCATTTATGATGAATACCGACGAGCAAACAGCTTGGTATGAATTTGGCGGCGGCAAAGAGCTAGAGGCAAAAGTTTTTGACCCGTATAACATCAAAATTTTTAGAGCTGGCAACACTGGCATGCAAATGGGCGGCTGGTTTAAAAAAGAGATCAAGTCAGTTGATGATATCAAAGGCTTAAAGATCAGAATTCCAGGCTTTGGTGGTGAAATTTACGCTAAACTTGGCGCAAATATCAACACTATCCCAACTGGCGAGCTTTACATGGCACTTGAGATGGGCACGATCGATGCGGTCGAGTGGGTTAGCCCAGCTTACGACATGGCACTTGGCTTTCACAAAGTGGCAAAATACTACTACACAGGCTGGCAAGAGCCAGATGGCGAAACTCAGTTTTTCTTCAACAAAAATGCGTATGAAAAACTTCCAGATGATCTAAAAGCGATCTTTGAAGCGGCTGCTGCTGAGGTGGCAAGAGATGTGAATACTAAGGTATTTTACGCAAACGTAGAGTACTGGGACAAGATGAAGGCTGAGTATCCAGACATCCAAGTAAAATCTTTCCCGCCAGAGGTCATCGCAGCTCTTAAAAAGGCTACAAATGAGCTACTTGATGAAGAGAGCGCAAAAGATCCACTATTTAAAGAGATCGTCGAGTCTCAAAGGGCTTTCCTCAAAAAAGCAAGAGAATGGACTAAAATTTCTGACTACGCTTACATCAAAACAAACGAAGAGAAATAA
- a CDS encoding diadenosine tetraphosphate hydrolase, producing the protein MNTIKNLTNKEMVNKIKDYADIADVSYAFFEYVDENEIWSFSDKFCN; encoded by the coding sequence ATGAATACTATTAAAAATTTAACAAACAAAGAGATGGTAAATAAGATAAAAGACTATGCTGATATTGCTGATGTTAGTTATGCTTTTTTTGAGTATGTAGATGAGAATGAAATTTGGAGTTTTTCGGATAAATTTTGTAATTAA
- a CDS encoding tRNA 2-selenouridine synthase has protein sequence MKKVKFIVFICLFILLPLAYFNGFIRISDLTSEQESIAKKYGGVYVFDEKLEKEIDKREEERDKYLDDFFKNNNRDFDLNDQAIMNEKLPRALSNGKRYYLRWIDYENETGKEVKIPSDYVEKIINYIGKENLEKYTPNLSMSYFYIDGDKVVPIRTSASYLYRIKTFTLYGDEASGIKFIKDDIGLAKGGNRFEFINNKFQKVSNKDKDK, from the coding sequence ATGAAAAAAGTCAAATTTATAGTTTTTATCTGCTTATTTATACTTCTACCACTTGCTTATTTTAATGGCTTTATAAGAATTTCTGATCTAACTAGCGAACAAGAGAGCATTGCTAAAAAGTATGGCGGTGTTTATGTATTTGATGAGAAGCTAGAGAAAGAGATAGATAAGAGGGAAGAAGAGAGGGATAAATATCTTGATGATTTCTTTAAAAACAACAATAGAGATTTTGACTTAAACGATCAAGCTATTATGAATGAAAAATTACCTAGAGCGCTATCTAATGGGAAAAGATACTACCTTAGATGGATTGATTATGAAAATGAGACTGGCAAAGAAGTAAAAATTCCTAGTGATTATGTTGAAAAAATTATAAATTACATAGGAAAAGAAAATTTAGAAAAATATACACCAAATTTATCTATGTCTTATTTTTATATAGACGGTGATAAAGTCGTGCCTATAAGAACATCTGCAAGTTATTTATATCGAATTAAAACATTTACATTATATGGCGATGAAGCAAGTGGAATTAAATTTATAAAAGATGATATAGGACTAGCCAAAGGCGGAAATAGATTTGAATTTATAAACAATAAATTTCAAAAAGTCAGCAATAAAGATAAGGACAAATAA